A region of Chlamydia crocodili DNA encodes the following proteins:
- the rpmF gene encoding 50S ribosomal protein L32 produces MAVPRNRHSNARKNIRRSHHAKKARHAAVCNNCKQAFIPHTICTSCGFYNGKAVMTVEKK; encoded by the coding sequence ATGGCAGTACCACGCAATCGACATAGCAATGCGCGAAAAAATATCCGAAGAAGTCATCATGCGAAAAAAGCTCGTCACGCGGCTGTCTGCAACAACTGCAAGCAAGCTTTTATTCCTCATACGATTTGTACTTCTTGTGGTTTTTATAATGGGAAAGCCGTTATGACTGTAGAAAAGAAATAA
- a CDS encoding DUF177 domain-containing protein: protein MGNIDDLKLYICRLKFPGEKEVIRYSLNPENIRESGEEELFSTPIEVSGSLEKIDNEQWILSLSVSTQLGLDCCICDKKFLYSVDSIEISHLICHEDVKSGVFDCKDLIRQELLLESDHFQECKKDGCPERVNIVQFLEDRKRIKGETPFDNL from the coding sequence ATGGGAAACATTGATGATTTAAAATTATATATTTGCCGACTAAAGTTTCCTGGGGAAAAAGAGGTAATAAGATATTCTTTAAACCCAGAGAATATTCGTGAGTCAGGTGAAGAGGAACTTTTCTCTACTCCTATCGAAGTTTCGGGAAGTTTAGAAAAGATAGACAATGAGCAATGGATATTGTCCTTAAGTGTATCTACACAATTAGGATTGGATTGTTGTATTTGTGATAAAAAATTTTTATACTCTGTAGATTCAATAGAAATTTCACATTTGATTTGTCACGAAGATGTCAAATCAGGTGTATTTGATTGTAAAGATTTAATTAGACAAGAACTTCTCTTAGAGAGCGATCATTTTCAAGAATGCAAGAAAGATGGCTGTCCTGAAAGAGTAAATATCGTACAATTTTTAGAAGATAGAAAAAGAATCAAAGGGGAAACCCCTTTTGACAATTTATAG
- a CDS encoding Rne/Rng family ribonuclease — protein sequence MENDILLNIESKEIRYAHLKNGQLFDLIIERKKIRQLKGNIYRGRVTNILRNIQSAFINIDERENGFIHISDVLENSKKFEQMFDMDFDVLPKENSEKPEAPIEELLKLDSPVLVQVVKEPIGTKGARLTSNISIPGRYLVLLPNSPHRGVSRKIEDPHMRDQLKQLIRSFEMPQDMGLICRTASVLASTDALINEAHDLLTTWKSILEKFHSTDQPCLLYEETDILKKAVITCIDKNYKRLLIDDYSTYQKCKRMLKKYSPDSAVKIEYYRDSIPMFERFNIEKEIDKATKRKIWLSSGGYLFFDKTEAMHTIDVNSGRSTQLESGVEETLVQINLEAAEEIARQLRLRNVGGLVIIDFIDMKSRKNQRRVLERLKEHMKYDAARCTILSMSEFGLVEMTRQRNRESLMQTLFTTCPYCSGNAIIKTPESVVIEIERDLKKVINHKEYTHLCLVVHPEIAGYMKQEKDDDELIRLAKHLKAKLQINTSDSLHLNHYQFFSLVTGESIEL from the coding sequence ATGGAAAACGACATCTTATTAAATATAGAGTCTAAAGAAATTCGCTACGCTCATCTAAAAAACGGTCAGCTTTTTGATCTCATCATTGAAAGAAAAAAAATTCGTCAACTCAAAGGCAACATCTATCGAGGTCGCGTAACTAATATCTTAAGAAATATTCAATCTGCTTTCATTAATATTGATGAAAGAGAAAATGGCTTCATTCACATTTCAGATGTATTAGAGAATTCTAAAAAGTTTGAACAAATGTTCGATATGGATTTCGATGTTCTCCCCAAAGAAAACAGTGAAAAACCCGAAGCCCCCATAGAAGAGTTATTAAAATTAGACAGTCCTGTATTAGTTCAAGTAGTTAAAGAACCTATAGGAACTAAGGGTGCACGTTTAACTTCAAATATTTCTATTCCTGGACGCTATTTAGTTCTACTGCCCAATTCTCCTCATCGTGGTGTGTCTAGAAAAATCGAAGATCCCCATATGAGAGATCAGTTAAAACAACTTATTCGTTCTTTTGAAATGCCTCAGGATATGGGTCTGATTTGTCGAACAGCCAGCGTACTTGCTTCTACTGATGCATTAATAAATGAAGCTCACGACCTACTTACAACTTGGAAAAGCATCTTAGAAAAATTTCACTCCACAGATCAACCTTGTCTACTTTATGAAGAGACCGATATCTTAAAAAAAGCTGTGATCACCTGCATAGATAAGAATTATAAACGCCTACTAATTGATGATTATTCTACCTATCAAAAGTGTAAGCGGATGCTGAAAAAATATTCCCCAGACTCAGCTGTAAAGATTGAATACTATCGTGATTCAATTCCTATGTTTGAGCGATTCAATATCGAAAAAGAAATTGATAAAGCAACAAAGCGAAAGATTTGGCTCTCCAGCGGTGGTTACCTATTTTTCGATAAAACAGAAGCAATGCATACTATTGATGTAAATTCTGGGAGAAGCACACAATTAGAAAGCGGCGTTGAAGAGACATTGGTTCAAATCAACCTGGAAGCGGCTGAAGAGATCGCTAGACAACTCCGCCTACGCAATGTTGGTGGTTTGGTTATTATTGATTTCATAGATATGAAATCACGTAAAAATCAGCGTCGTGTTTTAGAGCGTCTAAAAGAACATATGAAGTATGATGCTGCACGATGCACTATTTTAAGTATGAGCGAATTCGGTCTCGTAGAAATGACCCGTCAAAGGAATCGCGAATCTCTAATGCAAACACTATTTACAACATGTCCTTACTGTAGTGGTAATGCAATTATCAAAACTCCGGAAAGTGTAGTTATTGAAATTGAAAGAGATCTCAAAAAAGTGATCAACCATAAAGAATATACTCACCTATGTTTAGTTGTTCACCCAGAAATTGCTGGTTATATGAAACAGGAAAAAGACGATGATGAACTCATTCGCCTGGCTAAACACTTGAAAGCTAAACTACAAATTAATACTTCAGACTCGCTTCATCTCAATCATTACCAATTCTTCTCATTAGTTACGGGAGAGAGTATTGAGTTATAG
- a CDS encoding 1-acyl-sn-glycerol-3-phosphate acyltransferase yields MHFSTYLLQAFGNQSLPEPLYQKFQIYHQNYLDAATKKCSLEKAEELCLQWLKIVIEDLKDPFIFPPYHKKIRSPIDLFNFGKQFFSVLVDDENSKIYNLHQLDHIQEFIDHKDNVILLANHQTECDPQLMYYALGKTHPKLVENMIFVAGDRVTSDPLARPFSMGCDLLCIYSRRHINNPPEQKEEKLHHNQKSMKTLKTLLNEGGKFIYVAPAGGRDRKTYENLLYPAEFQPESIEMFRLLTKASGRPAHFYPFALKTYDILPPPPTVEDAIGEYRAIFFAPLFFSFGEEILLEHLCSEEELSECDKHSQRALRSKKAFSILTQLYEEL; encoded by the coding sequence ATGCATTTTTCTACATATTTACTACAGGCCTTTGGCAATCAATCCCTGCCCGAGCCTTTGTATCAAAAGTTTCAGATATATCATCAAAACTACCTTGATGCAGCGACAAAAAAATGTTCTTTGGAAAAAGCAGAGGAACTATGTCTACAATGGCTGAAGATTGTGATTGAAGATCTGAAAGATCCTTTCATCTTCCCCCCTTACCATAAGAAAATTCGCTCCCCGATAGATTTATTTAATTTTGGTAAGCAATTCTTCTCAGTCCTTGTAGATGATGAGAATTCCAAAATTTATAACCTTCATCAACTAGATCATATTCAAGAATTTATAGATCACAAAGATAACGTTATTTTACTTGCAAACCATCAAACAGAATGTGATCCCCAGTTGATGTACTACGCTTTAGGGAAAACCCATCCCAAGCTAGTGGAAAATATGATTTTCGTAGCAGGAGATCGTGTAACTTCCGATCCCCTAGCACGTCCATTCAGTATGGGCTGTGATTTATTATGTATCTATTCAAGACGTCATATTAATAATCCTCCAGAACAAAAAGAAGAGAAGCTACATCATAATCAAAAGAGTATGAAAACATTGAAAACTCTACTTAATGAAGGGGGTAAGTTTATTTATGTAGCTCCAGCAGGAGGTAGAGATAGAAAAACATATGAAAATCTTCTTTATCCCGCAGAATTTCAACCAGAAAGTATAGAGATGTTTCGTTTATTAACGAAGGCATCGGGAAGACCTGCTCATTTCTATCCATTCGCATTAAAAACTTATGACATTCTCCCACCCCCACCAACAGTAGAAGATGCTATTGGAGAATATCGAGCTATTTTCTTTGCTCCCCTTTTCTTCAGTTTTGGAGAGGAGATTTTACTAGAACATCTATGCTCAGAAGAAGAACTTTCAGAATGTGATAAGCATAGTCAACGAGCACTAAGATCAAAAAAAGCATTTTCCATTTTAACACAACTATATGAGGAATTATAA
- a CDS encoding insulinase family protein, which translates to MKWKALSVTLLLSLLVTSCKQHTRTIPDQCPLKVLTPSIANQKTAKVICANGLQLLIISNPGISTSGAALAVKTGNSSDPKEFPGLAHLTEHCVFLGNEKYPNSDGFSHFLSNNNGTYNAYTSSYTTSYLFSIKNSAFSEAIDQFVHLFIQPLFDQEDIDREKNAVHQEFAMHPNKDLRRVHRIQQLIAPKGHPIQRFGCGNASTLAQVRSQDMHAWFDQHYHPDNMIAVVHTTEPMEKAIKVFPKIFSKIPSKKNNLHKKAFSPSEEGLSSGKLYINSAVEPTASIKIYWHLYNTSQAPLGCYAALAYVLNHEATGSLVSLLKEEKLITEFDSGFYKTSESTGNFTIYYQLTEKGEKEYSKVLLHTFKYLHQIQKQGIPEYCLKDISTINALEYCYSSKTDLFRTLQEQITDLIDEDLTTYPYQSLVYPQYSIEEEQDILMILSDPYRARYVLSTKNPENWQNATKHYDSIFKMDYYEKSLPDLESYKQASVQERMALPQPNIYIPKNIEVSDVSKIDSKEFPFKPQLAYEDTGLTFYYCEDHFYTMPKLAINLRMRSPNISRKDIRSLIATDLCSLAINENLLKRYYLAAQAGLFFSTSLRGDGLNLEITGYNATAPILLKSILSSLKPSINQERFDIYKQQLMETYQRKISECPIRAGMDRLWSYTLNDVYSYHDKLAALQTMDFEEVENFSKIIFEQLHVETMALGPPSKKQEQELVAIIKDFVSSYPTYEADSFYYQRQDKEISNIKIDYPLSGNAMLLVLQDQHSSSIEHIVATEMMFKWLHHIAFAHLRTEQQLGYVIGACYHEPLLCPSGLFYIRSNAYTPQELVIKTKTFIEEVALSPEKFGMSEQYFSDLKDAYIKNITDPTYSLESMGSALFSLAFEKPSVQFSLPNEKIIAAKAMDYATFKTYCQEFLNQKLGSEIPVYIHGKDH; encoded by the coding sequence ATGAAGTGGAAAGCACTGTCTGTTACTTTACTGCTATCTCTACTAGTAACATCATGCAAGCAACACACCCGGACAATCCCCGATCAGTGCCCCCTAAAAGTTCTTACCCCATCTATAGCAAATCAAAAAACTGCCAAGGTCATCTGTGCAAATGGCCTCCAATTGCTAATAATTTCTAATCCAGGGATCTCAACTTCAGGAGCAGCTCTAGCAGTAAAAACAGGAAATTCCTCAGATCCTAAAGAATTCCCTGGATTAGCACATTTAACAGAACATTGCGTCTTTTTAGGAAATGAGAAATATCCAAATAGCGATGGGTTTTCTCATTTTTTAAGTAATAATAACGGTACGTACAACGCTTATACAAGCTCTTATACAACAAGCTATCTATTCTCTATAAAGAACTCAGCATTTTCTGAAGCTATTGATCAATTTGTCCACTTATTTATTCAACCTCTTTTCGATCAGGAAGACATTGACAGGGAGAAAAATGCTGTACACCAAGAATTCGCTATGCATCCGAATAAAGATCTTCGTCGTGTACATCGTATTCAACAACTTATTGCCCCTAAAGGCCATCCTATTCAAAGATTCGGCTGCGGAAATGCCTCTACTTTAGCACAAGTAAGATCCCAGGATATGCACGCGTGGTTTGATCAGCATTACCACCCTGACAATATGATTGCTGTTGTCCACACAACAGAACCCATGGAAAAGGCTATAAAAGTTTTCCCAAAAATCTTTTCTAAGATTCCTTCTAAGAAAAATAATCTTCATAAAAAAGCGTTCTCTCCCTCTGAAGAAGGTCTCTCATCAGGAAAACTTTATATTAATTCTGCTGTAGAGCCTACAGCAAGTATAAAGATTTACTGGCATCTCTATAACACATCTCAAGCTCCTCTCGGTTGTTATGCGGCCCTTGCTTATGTGTTAAATCACGAAGCAACAGGCAGTCTCGTCTCTTTATTAAAAGAAGAAAAACTTATTACAGAGTTTGATTCTGGATTTTACAAAACTTCAGAAAGCACAGGAAATTTCACTATCTACTACCAGCTCACTGAAAAAGGTGAAAAAGAATACTCAAAGGTATTACTCCATACCTTTAAATACCTACATCAAATCCAAAAACAAGGAATTCCTGAATATTGTTTAAAAGATATTTCTACAATCAACGCCCTAGAATACTGTTACAGCTCAAAAACAGATCTCTTTAGAACTCTTCAAGAACAAATCACAGATCTTATAGACGAGGATTTAACTACTTACCCATACCAATCACTTGTTTATCCACAATACTCTATCGAAGAAGAACAAGATATCCTAATGATTCTTTCTGATCCCTATCGAGCCCGTTATGTGTTATCAACAAAAAATCCTGAAAATTGGCAAAATGCAACGAAGCATTATGACAGTATTTTTAAAATGGATTATTATGAAAAATCCCTACCAGATTTAGAATCCTACAAACAAGCTTCCGTACAAGAGCGCATGGCTCTACCCCAACCGAATATCTATATTCCAAAAAATATTGAAGTTTCAGACGTATCTAAAATAGATAGCAAGGAATTCCCTTTCAAACCTCAGCTAGCCTATGAAGATACTGGTCTTACCTTCTACTATTGTGAAGATCATTTCTATACAATGCCCAAGCTCGCTATAAATTTACGCATGCGTTCCCCTAATATCTCTAGGAAAGACATCCGTTCATTAATAGCTACAGATCTATGCTCCCTAGCCATTAATGAAAATCTTCTTAAGCGGTACTATCTAGCAGCTCAAGCTGGTCTTTTCTTCTCAACCTCTTTACGTGGAGATGGGTTGAATTTAGAAATCACTGGATACAATGCGACAGCACCTATCCTATTAAAATCTATTTTATCTTCCCTAAAACCTTCTATAAATCAAGAGAGATTCGATATATATAAGCAACAACTTATGGAAACCTATCAAAGAAAAATCTCAGAATGCCCTATAAGAGCAGGTATGGATAGGCTTTGGTCTTATACCCTAAACGATGTCTACTCCTATCATGATAAATTGGCCGCACTTCAAACTATGGATTTTGAAGAAGTAGAAAATTTTTCAAAAATCATATTTGAACAACTGCATGTTGAGACTATGGCTCTTGGGCCTCCCTCAAAGAAGCAAGAACAAGAATTAGTAGCCATCATCAAAGACTTCGTTTCCTCCTATCCTACTTATGAAGCAGATTCTTTCTATTATCAAAGACAAGACAAAGAAATCTCAAATATAAAAATAGATTACCCTCTATCTGGGAATGCTATGCTGTTAGTTCTTCAGGATCAACACTCCTCTTCTATTGAGCATATTGTTGCTACAGAAATGATGTTTAAATGGTTACATCACATAGCCTTTGCTCATTTACGAACAGAACAACAATTAGGTTATGTCATAGGAGCGTGCTATCACGAACCTTTATTGTGTCCTTCAGGCCTATTTTATATCCGTTCTAATGCCTACACACCTCAAGAGCTTGTAATAAAAACAAAAACATTCATTGAAGAAGTTGCTTTATCTCCAGAGAAATTTGGAATGTCTGAGCAATATTTTTCTGATTTAAAGGATGCTTATATAAAAAATATCACTGACCCTACATATTCCTTAGAGTCTATGGGATCAGCTTTATTTTCCCTAGCTTTTGAAAAACCTTCTGTCCAATTCTCCCTTCCTAATGAAAAGATTATTGCTGCTAAAGCTATGGATTACGCGACTTTCAAAACTTATTGCCAAGAATTTCTTAATCAAAAATTAGGATCTGAAATTCCTGTATATATCCATGGGAAAGATCATTAG
- a CDS encoding putative Na+/H+ antiporter, which yields MILPQYSSSLKTGAALLFFFSILHTFLTPWLFSQCQLYQHKKMVFPERWKKYLWLSEFYRLISRVELVFVLWAAPLFLWFLYSEGYRVTMSYFNSRNYVFSLFIVIMLILLESRPIVYFSERIFSNIAKIGRQSPRCWWWTLMIASPLSAVLLKETGAMIIAATLLVRNFYKFSPSPRFAYATMGLLFSNISMGGLTSALSSRALFIILPSVKWGNSFILKYFCWKSVISILLSTTIYYLIFRKEFNNFPKVVTNPSMMNERVPKWIIFVHIVLVGSVILARSVPLLMAAILIFYLGFQKFTIFYQHAINISKVCFVGLFYAGLVIFGELQEWWVLELMHRMSDFGYMITSYTLSIFLDNALVNYLVHNLPVATDCFLYLVIAGCMSAGGLTIISNMPNIVGYLILRPSFPSSSLSLGWLFLFALGPSIISLMTFWFLRDIPEFIYCFFR from the coding sequence ATGATTTTACCTCAATATTCTTCATCCTTGAAGACAGGAGCGGCTCTACTTTTTTTCTTTTCGATATTACATACGTTTCTTACGCCTTGGCTGTTCAGTCAGTGTCAATTATATCAGCATAAGAAAATGGTATTTCCTGAAAGATGGAAGAAATATCTTTGGCTAAGTGAATTCTATCGATTGATAAGTAGGGTAGAGCTAGTTTTCGTGCTCTGGGCAGCTCCTCTGTTTCTATGGTTTCTCTATTCTGAGGGCTATAGAGTGACTATGAGTTATTTCAATAGCAGAAATTACGTGTTCTCTCTCTTTATTGTTATCATGCTCATTCTTCTTGAATCGCGACCTATTGTCTATTTCTCAGAACGCATTTTTTCAAATATTGCAAAAATAGGTCGACAATCTCCGCGATGTTGGTGGTGGACTCTAATGATAGCCTCACCGCTATCCGCAGTGCTTCTTAAAGAAACAGGGGCTATGATTATTGCTGCGACGTTGCTTGTTAGGAATTTTTATAAGTTTTCTCCGTCCCCACGTTTTGCTTACGCAACAATGGGATTACTATTTTCTAATATCTCTATGGGAGGATTAACATCCGCACTATCTTCTAGAGCTTTATTTATTATTCTCCCCTCTGTGAAATGGGGGAATAGCTTCATTTTAAAATATTTCTGTTGGAAATCTGTGATTTCTATCTTATTGTCGACAACTATTTACTATCTTATTTTCAGAAAGGAATTTAATAATTTTCCTAAGGTAGTGACCAATCCTTCTATGATGAATGAACGAGTCCCGAAATGGATTATTTTTGTTCATATTGTTCTTGTTGGCTCTGTGATCCTAGCTAGATCCGTACCATTATTAATGGCCGCTATTTTAATATTTTATTTAGGGTTTCAGAAATTTACGATTTTCTATCAGCATGCAATCAATATCTCGAAAGTTTGCTTTGTAGGGCTATTTTATGCGGGTCTTGTGATTTTTGGAGAACTTCAAGAGTGGTGGGTTTTAGAGCTGATGCATAGAATGTCAGATTTTGGTTATATGATTACTTCATATACTCTGTCTATATTCTTAGATAATGCTTTGGTGAATTATCTTGTTCATAACCTTCCTGTGGCTACAGATTGTTTCCTATATCTCGTTATAGCTGGATGTATGTCTGCAGGAGGGCTTACAATTATTTCGAATATGCCAAATATTGTAGGCTATCTCATTTTAAGGCCGTCGTTCCCATCTTCATCATTATCGTTAGGATGGTTATTCTTATTTGCTTTAGGACCATCGATAATATCTCTGATGACATTTTGGTTTCTCAGAGATATTCCTGAATTCATTTATTGTTTCTTTAGATAG
- the rbp7 gene encoding reticulate body protein Rbp-7, producing MSHTITLLTTDNNTDEIEKALQRITAASSCVLRSSPEQENADQPYEVCQAESALSVEASKIASVAEGTLLSCCCK from the coding sequence ATGTCGCATACAATTACATTATTGACTACCGATAACAATACTGACGAGATTGAAAAAGCTCTTCAACGCATTACCGCTGCTTCTTCGTGTGTTCTTAGGTCTTCACCTGAGCAGGAAAACGCTGATCAGCCATATGAAGTTTGCCAAGCTGAAAGTGCCCTTTCTGTAGAAGCAAGTAAGATAGCTTCCGTTGCCGAAGGCACCTTATTATCTTGTTGCTGTAAATAA
- the ispE gene encoding 4-(cytidine 5'-diphospho)-2-C-methyl-D-erythritol kinase, with translation MDLFSPAKLNLFLKLHDKTSRGFHEITTQYQVIDFGDNLHLESSNEDTLICNLPELNNPQNLIWKSLQIFRNYTQVNDPVAWKLHKRIPIGAGVGGGSSNAATALYALNKHFQTQLSDGILQELGKKIGMDVPLFFSSGSAIGVGCGEEILSYDDYNCEERYVLYFSDQGVLTKDAFSYVYPDDFSPRKEDIALYTRENDLEKSVFRFRKDLEEKKQMLKRMWSPFHAHVSMSGAGATLFVSYPREMETDPSVAKAIHTIIQDSHGLLVNSLRKYSGEWFLNPNSLFTATR, from the coding sequence ATGGATCTTTTTTCTCCAGCAAAGCTAAATCTTTTTTTAAAGCTTCACGACAAGACTTCTCGTGGTTTCCATGAGATAACTACGCAATATCAAGTTATTGATTTCGGAGATAACCTGCATTTAGAGAGTAGCAATGAAGATACTCTTATTTGTAATCTACCGGAATTAAATAATCCACAGAACCTCATATGGAAAAGTCTTCAGATTTTTAGAAACTACACTCAGGTAAATGATCCTGTAGCCTGGAAATTGCATAAGCGTATTCCTATAGGAGCTGGTGTGGGTGGTGGTAGTAGCAATGCTGCAACAGCACTTTATGCTTTAAATAAGCATTTCCAGACACAATTATCTGACGGAATACTTCAAGAATTGGGGAAAAAGATAGGTATGGATGTACCTCTATTTTTTTCATCAGGATCTGCTATAGGCGTAGGTTGTGGTGAAGAGATTCTCTCCTATGACGATTACAATTGTGAAGAGAGATATGTATTATATTTTTCTGATCAAGGAGTACTTACTAAAGATGCTTTTTCTTATGTCTACCCTGATGATTTTTCCCCCAGGAAAGAAGATATAGCTTTGTACACGAGAGAAAATGATTTAGAGAAGTCCGTATTTCGTTTTCGTAAAGATCTCGAAGAGAAAAAACAAATGCTAAAAAGGATGTGGAGTCCTTTTCATGCTCATGTCAGTATGTCTGGAGCTGGGGCAACTTTGTTTGTAAGCTATCCCAGAGAAATGGAAACAGATCCTTCTGTAGCCAAAGCTATCCACACTATTATTCAAGATAGTCATGGTTTGCTTGTAAATAGCCTGCGCAAATACAGCGGTGAATGGTTTCTGAATCCCAATAGTTTATTTACAGCAACAAGATAA
- the rplI gene encoding 50S ribosomal protein L9, with product MKQQLLLLEDVDGLGRSGDIVTARPGYIRNYLMPKRKAVIAGAGTLRLQAKLKEERLLRAAEDRAESEKLAEALRDVTLEFQVRVDPDNNMYGSVTISDIIDEAAKKNIILTRKNFPHSHYAIKNLGKKSVPLKLKEDVTATLFVEVSSESSYVAVLNQQPAQEETAAEESN from the coding sequence ATGAAACAACAACTACTTTTACTCGAGGATGTTGATGGTTTAGGCCGTAGTGGCGATATCGTAACTGCACGTCCTGGATATATCCGTAACTATCTTATGCCTAAAAGAAAAGCCGTTATAGCCGGAGCCGGAACCTTGCGATTGCAGGCGAAGCTAAAAGAGGAACGGTTACTACGTGCTGCAGAAGATAGAGCAGAGTCTGAGAAATTAGCAGAAGCCCTCAGAGATGTTACTCTTGAGTTTCAGGTTCGCGTAGACCCAGATAACAACATGTATGGTTCTGTCACAATTAGTGATATTATTGATGAGGCAGCTAAGAAAAATATCATTCTTACACGTAAGAATTTCCCACATTCTCATTATGCAATTAAGAATCTCGGGAAGAAAAGTGTGCCTTTGAAACTTAAAGAAGATGTTACTGCGACTTTATTTGTTGAAGTGTCTTCTGAAAGTTCATATGTCGCTGTTCTTAACCAACAGCCAGCTCAAGAAGAGACAGCTGCTGAAGAATCAAACTAA
- the rpsR gene encoding 30S ribosomal protein S18 encodes MNKPVHNNEHRRKRFNKKCPFVSAGWKTIDYKDTETLKKFITERGKILPRRITGVSSRFQGTLTLAIKRARHIGLLPFVAED; translated from the coding sequence ATGAATAAGCCTGTTCATAATAATGAACACAGAAGGAAGCGTTTTAATAAAAAATGCCCTTTTGTTTCCGCAGGTTGGAAAACAATCGATTATAAAGATACGGAAACTTTAAAAAAATTTATTACGGAAAGAGGTAAGATCTTACCTAGAAGAATTACAGGTGTCTCTTCCCGCTTCCAAGGTACCCTTACCCTAGCTATTAAGAGAGCACGTCATATAGGGTTACTACCTTTTGTAGCAGAAGATTAA
- the rpsF gene encoding 30S ribosomal protein S6 codes for MKEKRAQLYEGAYVFSVTLSEEARRKALEKVTSGITNYGGEILKIHDQGRKKLAYTIRGAREGYYYLIYFTVVPGVIAELWKEYHLNEDLLRFLTLKTDAVKEVLEFASLPE; via the coding sequence ATGAAAGAAAAAAGAGCCCAACTTTACGAAGGGGCATATGTATTTAGCGTTACTCTGAGTGAGGAAGCTAGACGCAAAGCTTTGGAGAAGGTAACTTCAGGTATCACAAATTATGGTGGTGAAATTCTAAAAATTCATGATCAAGGACGCAAAAAATTAGCGTATACTATTCGTGGGGCTAGAGAAGGTTACTACTATCTTATCTACTTTACAGTAGTTCCTGGAGTAATAGCCGAATTATGGAAAGAATATCACCTTAATGAAGATCTTCTCAGATTCTTAACCCTTAAAACTGATGCGGTTAAAGAAGTTTTAGAGTTCGCGTCATTACCAGAATAA
- the pth gene encoding aminoacyl-tRNA hydrolase, producing MTMLIVAIGNPGRQYTWTRHNIGFLFADKLLQGFSGAQFKEAHKLFSDIAKVESPKGPMVFIKPKTYVNLSGKAVSAVKEYYNIATDHILVLADDVNQPFGHVRLRQNAGGGGHKGVRSITQSLGSNDYWQMRLGIGRPQREDMELSDFVLGQFTEEEQIGIQSLFIEASALFSQWCSGTQTA from the coding sequence ATGACGATGCTGATTGTTGCTATAGGGAATCCGGGGCGTCAATATACATGGACGCGGCATAATATAGGGTTCCTCTTTGCGGACAAGCTGCTTCAAGGATTTTCAGGAGCTCAATTTAAAGAAGCTCATAAATTATTTTCTGATATTGCCAAAGTGGAATCGCCTAAAGGCCCCATGGTTTTTATTAAGCCTAAAACTTATGTTAACCTAAGCGGTAAGGCTGTTTCAGCAGTTAAGGAATATTACAATATTGCCACGGACCATATTTTGGTTCTTGCCGATGACGTCAATCAACCTTTCGGTCACGTGCGTCTCCGTCAGAATGCAGGCGGTGGTGGTCACAAGGGTGTAAGAAGTATCACGCAAAGCTTAGGTTCGAATGATTACTGGCAAATGCGTTTAGGTATAGGTCGACCTCAAAGAGAAGATATGGAGTTGTCAGACTTCGTTCTCGGACAGTTTACTGAAGAAGAGCAGATTGGAATACAATCTTTATTTATCGAGGCCAGTGCGTTATTTTCTCAATGGTGTTCTGGGACTCAAACTGCTTAA